CACAAAGATAACCTACACCGTATAAATTTTTAATCACATCTTTGCCAAGCTTCCTTCTAAGCTCTTTTACGATCGTCTTTATCGCCTCTTTGCTTGGCTGCTCATACTCCCAAATATAATCAAAAATTTGTTCATAAGTTATAGTTTGATTTTTGTTGTTTAAAAAATACTCTAAAAGCCTACTTTCACTCTTACTTAGATGAGAAATTTCACCATTTATATAAAGTACTTTTTTGCCAAAATCGTATTCTAATTCATCATTTAGCCTAAGAGTCGGCTTGCGTCCAACAAGCTCTAAAGCAACGTCTTCTAGGGCTTTTATAAATGACTTTTTATCATATGGCTTTGCAAGATACCTTGTGATCTTTAGCTCAACCGCTCTCCACAAATACTCTTGCTCGACGTGGCTTGATAAGATCACAATAGGAATTTTTTGATTTATAGTTCTTACTTTTTTAGCGATCTCTAGGCCATCGATATTTGGCACGCTTATATCAAGCACCAAAACATCATAAGCATCGCTCATCGCTAGCTCAAGTGCATCATAGCCATCCGTTACACCATTTACTTCGGCAAAAAATAGTTCCAAAGAAGCACAAATATTTTTTAAAATCGCCTCTTCATCTTCAAGGCAAAGAACCTTTTTGTTTGATAAAACGTCTAAAATATCATATTCTTGCATAGCTTCATCTCGCTTTTTGAGCAGATATTATCACTTGGTAGCTTAAAAAATAAGATTATCTAAAAAATAATTCATACCAATATAAAAGACAGATTACTTTTAAAAATTAAACTATAAATTTTTGTTGAAGTGATTTGAAGTCTTGATTAAAATTTTTCTATGAGTACTATTTTGGATTTTCTAAAAATTTAGCTACCGATCAATTTTAAAAAAGAAAGATAGCTATATTTATAGTATAAATTTTAGTTACCTCTGCTTCCAGGTTTGATCGCTTTGCTTCCATTTTTACAAAGTGGGCAATGCTCAGGCTCATAAATTTCAAACTCAAAATTTCCTAAAGCAAAAAACGGCTTATCGCTTGGTAGTTTGGCATTTGGCTTAGCTTCATTGTCTAAATTTGTAACCTTACAAAAGCCACGGTTCGCAAGTGCTGCAAAGCCAACTACCTCACCGCCAAGGCTCTCTATCACACGTGCTGCTTCAAGTGCCGAGCCGCCAGTCGTGATGATATCCTCACAAACGATAAATTTCTCACCCTTTTTTACCTCAAAACCACGCCTAAGACTCATTACCTTTTCAACTCGCTCTGTAAATATAAATCGCTTCTTTGCTGCGCGAGCTAGCTCATAGCCAGCTAAAATTCCTCCAAGTGCAGGCGAGCAAACGCTATCAAATCTAATGCCAAATTTCTCTATCACACGGGCAAGCTCATCAGCTAGCTTTCCAGCCAAAGCTGGGTCTTCAAGCACCTTTGCACTTTGGAGATAAAACTGCGAGTGATTGCCACTGCTTAGCAAAAAATGTCCCTCTAAATACGCCCCAGCCTCTTTATAAATTTTCTCTAAATCCATCGTTTTTTCCTTTTAAAATTTACTCAAAATCTTAACACAAGCCCACTTAAGCCACTCTTTTTAAAATTTAATAAGCCACACATTTGTATAATCTCTCAACACTCACAAAAAGGACGCTCATGCTTATATTTAATCCTGTTGTTTTTAGCATTTTGGTAATGACGATACTTTGTCTATTGCGTTTTAACATTTTGCTTTCTATCCTTATCTCTGCTCTTGTTGCGGGAGTAATGTATAAGCATGGATTTAGTGGATTTGAAAGTGGCATTGCAGGTGGGATCGATAGTCTCTTTACAGCCCTAAAAGAGACTACACAAAGCCTCATAAGCGGTATGCAAGGCAATCTTGAAACATCGCTTAGTTATATTTTACTTGGTGCTTTAGCAGCCGCTATCGCAAATACAAATTTAACTGCTATCTTGATAAATGCTTTGAGTAAATTCCTTAGCTCAAATAAAGTGATTTTTATACTAACTATCGCATTTATAGCGTGCTTATCTCAAAATTTAATCCCAGTTCACATAGCTTTTATACCTATTTTAATCCCGCCGCTTCTTGCTATTATGAACAAAATGGGAATAGATAGACGTGCAGTGGCTTGTGCTTTGACATTTGGTCTTCAAGCACCTTATGTAAGCCTTAGCGTTGGCTTTGGTCTGCTTTTTCACAATATCTTAAAAAAAGAGCTAGCAAATAACGGCATAACAACATCTATTTCTGATATCTCTTCTGTTATGTGGATAGGTGGTGCTTCTATGCTTATCGGACTTATCCTTGCTATACTTTTTTATGGCAAAAAAAGAGCTTATAAAACTTCAAAATTTGAAAAAGAAGAGCTTGATGAGATCGAGCGCGCAAAAAGCCTTGAGATGACTAAAAAAGAGTGGGCGGTTTTAGCTGGTGCAGTTGTGGCTTTTGGTGTGCAAATTTATACTGAGCTGCTACCTCTTGGCGCACTACTTGGACTTTTGGTTATGGTCGTTTTTGGCGGAATAGAATACAAAAAAGTAGATAAGATCATGGACAATGGCCTTGCTATGATGGGATTTATCGCTTTTATCATGCTAGTTGCTGCAGGTTATGGCACTATCCTAAGAGAGAGTGGCGGAATAGACGAGCTTGTAAAATACGCTAGCTTGGTATCTGGTGGCAAGATAGGCGGAGCATTTTTGATGCTGCTTATCGGACTTCTCGTTACGATGGGCATAGGCACTAGCTTTGGCACGATACCTATCTTAGCCTCTATCTATGTGCCACTATGCGTTAGTCTTGGTTTTGGCGTACCAGCATCATCTTGTTAGTTGGTATAGCTGCGGCTCTAGGAGATGCTGGAAGTCCTGCAAGCGATAGCACACTTGGGCCAACAAGCGGTCTAAATGCTGATGGTGAGCACAACCACATATATGATACTTGTGTACCTACATTTGTATTTTTCAATATCCCACTTATCATCGGTGGCATAGTTGGAGCTATGATACTTGGATAAAATTTGGCGTTAATTACGCCAAAATTCTTTTTATTTCTTCTACTTTTTATCAATATAAATTTTGGAACATCTTTTGCTTTTGAAAAATATAAAAATTTAAAATGCAAAAAGGATAAGTCAATGATGAGATCACTTTGGTCTGGTGTTTCAGGCCTACAAGCCCACCAGATAGCCATGGACGTAGAAGGCAACAATATCGCAAACGTCAATACTTATGGTTATAAATACAACCGTGCAAATTTTGCTGATATACTAAGCCAAACTCCAAGAGTAGCTACCGCTCCACAAGGTCAGCTAGGCGGTCAAAATGCTATGCAAATAGGTCTAGGAACGACTATAAACTCAACTACAAGAATTTTCTCGCAAGGCACATTAACATCTACTGATAAGCAAACAGACCTTGCACTTCAAGGAAATGGTTTCTTTGTCGTATCTCCAGATGGCGGAACTAC
This sequence is a window from Campylobacter concisus. Protein-coding genes within it:
- a CDS encoding response regulator transcription factor — protein: MQEYDILDVLSNKKVLCLEDEEAILKNICASLELFFAEVNGVTDGYDALELAMSDAYDVLVLDISVPNIDGLEIAKKVRTINQKIPIVILSSHVEQEYLWRAVELKITRYLAKPYDKKSFIKALEDVALELVGRKPTLRLNDELEYDFGKKVLYINGEISHLSKSESRLLEYFLNNKNQTITYEQIFDYIWEYEQPSKEAIKTIVKELRRKLGKDVIKNLYGVGYLCEI
- the pyrE gene encoding orotate phosphoribosyltransferase; translated protein: MDLEKIYKEAGAYLEGHFLLSSGNHSQFYLQSAKVLEDPALAGKLADELARVIEKFGIRFDSVCSPALGGILAGYELARAAKKRFIFTERVEKVMSLRRGFEVKKGEKFIVCEDIITTGGSALEAARVIESLGGEVVGFAALANRGFCKVTNLDNEAKPNAKLPSDKPFFALGNFEFEIYEPEHCPLCKNGSKAIKPGSRGN